Below is a window of candidate division KSB1 bacterium DNA.
ACCGTAATCGAAAGCCGGTCACTTGCAAAAGGCTTGGTAATAAAATCGTATGCGCCCAACTTCATCGATTCAACCGCCTTTTCAATTGTTCCATGGGCCGACATCATCACCACCGGAATCAGGGGCTCTATATCTCGTATCCGTTTCAAGGTTTCGATGCCGTCGATCCCGGGCATTTGGATGTCCATGAGGACTAAATCGGGCACAGATTCTCTAATTGACTTGAGGCAGGCTTCCCCGTTTGAGGCTGTCTCAATAGTATAAGTTTTCTCCTTCCGCAATTGTATCTCGATCATCTTGCAGATGTTTTTATCATCATCGACAACTAAAACTGTACTTTTTGGAGACCTGCGATTCACTTAAACTCTCCGCTGTAATTTAGATTAATCTGAACAAACAAAAGAATTTTTTTATAATACAAAACATTGGTTTAATTTTCAAGGCTTTTCAAACATTTATTATTAATTTATTTATACTATAATCGCATGGAATAGACTGCATAATTAGTGTCCGAGCAATCTTTTTAGAAATAAGTAACGATTAAAATCGCTTCCTTTATTTTGGAGAAAAATTAAAATAATTTTGCCACAGAATCAACAGATTTTTAACGCATCGGCCTATTGACTTAGACAAACCCAACTCTTATATTGGATGCCATGAAAAAAGTGATTTTGACAGCACTCCTTGGGCTAATGCTGTCAAGCTGCATTAAAAGCCAAAAAGAGTTTGAGCACATTCTTCTACTGGAGAATAGTCGGGCTTCCTGTGACAGCCTGGTAGAGTACCTGGATAGCTCCGAACCAAAAATTCGAGCCCGAGCGGTTGACGCGATGGGGAAGCTGCAAGATCCGATTTGTTTAGATTTGCTTATAAAAATGCTGAATGACCTCAATCACAATGTGCGAATGCAGGCCGCATTTGCCCTGGGTCAATTGGGAAATTCGGAGGCCGAAGATGCGCTCATTGCCAGGCTGAATAATAAAGAATTAACTAAAGTAAAAGTTCGTATTGTTGAGGCTCTGAGCAAAATTGGTACAGACACTTCTTTTCCGGTATTCATCAAATTACTGAAGTCGGAAGATGACCAATTACGCGGGCAAGCCGCATTGTCTCTGGGAAGTTTTGCTCGAAGAAAGCAAACCGATGAGAAGGTGGCTGATTCTCTGGCTTTGCTTGTTGCTGATAAGAACGCCGATGTTAGATGGAAGGCCTGCTATTCTTTAGCACAAATAGGAAAAGATTTAGATATCGCGAGTTTACGGAATGCGATTTACGATAAAAACCCGCTCGTAAGAATTTACGCAATCCAGGCCCTTGGCAAATTAAAAGACTTAACCGTTTTAGAACCCTTGGGGGGAATCATACAAAACGATCCGGACTGGCGTGTTCGGGTGAAGGCAGCCAATGCACTGGCGAATCATCCCTTAAGTTTGGTGGCGAATAACTTTTCGTTACTGAAGCAAAATATCCATGTTAAACTTGCGATTATCCAAGCGATTGGAACCAGCGCACAACTTGAACCTGGCGGGTACCGCCAAAACAGCCGTGAGCATAATTTTGTTAAACATCAATTAGAGCAGATTTTTCTTACCGATGATGGAGATGACACCTGGAGTTCCGCAGAAGTCGGAACGGCTCTTATTTCCTACGCTAAGCTAATCAAAAAAGAGTCGATTGACCTCCTCTTAAAATTTAAAAATCATGCTGAGCACAAAGTCAGAGCCCGAGCCATGACGGCGCTAAGTGAAACCGGCTCACCAACTATTTTGCGAATTTTTGAAAAGGAATATCCAACAGCGCTAACCATTGTCAAAATCGCTATGC
It encodes the following:
- a CDS encoding response regulator, with amino-acid sequence MNRRSPKSTVLVVDDDKNICKMIEIQLRKEKTYTIETASNGEACLKSIRESVPDLVLMDIQMPGIDGIETLKRIRDIEPLIPVVMMSAHGTIEKAVESMKLGAYDFITKPFASDRLSITV
- a CDS encoding HEAT repeat domain-containing protein; this translates as MKKVILTALLGLMLSSCIKSQKEFEHILLLENSRASCDSLVEYLDSSEPKIRARAVDAMGKLQDPICLDLLIKMLNDLNHNVRMQAAFALGQLGNSEAEDALIARLNNKELTKVKVRIVEALSKIGTDTSFPVFIKLLKSEDDQLRGQAALSLGSFARRKQTDEKVADSLALLVADKNADVRWKACYSLAQIGKDLDIASLRNAIYDKNPLVRIYAIQALGKLKDLTVLEPLGGIIQNDPDWRVRVKAANALANHPLSLVANNFSLLKQNIHVKLAIIQAIGTSAQLEPGGYRQNSREHNFVKHQLEQIFLTDDGDDTWSSAEVGTALISYAKLIKKESIDLLLKFKNHAEHKVRARAMTALSETGSPTILRIFEKEYPTALTIVKIAMLESLNKFKEYANSRLFLLALEESDPVLVAIAAQGLSQDTLRNKIHAQRIVQAYQNLAKPVDSESAKMIFQAIGTLGDENAVPVLREALNIPDKTLSAVVADALFQITGVDYSDSTATFTKPHSDLRYEDVLKLDGASALIKTPRGNIEFEFFAEEAPLTVLNFVRLVEQGFFDKLTFHRVVPNFVIQGGDPRGDSWGSPGYAIRSEFNMRPYLRGTVGMASAGKDTEGCQFFITHSPQPHLDGRYTVFGQVTSGMDVVDAIQEGDMMEVIAIKR